A genomic region of Colletotrichum destructivum chromosome 1, complete sequence contains the following coding sequences:
- a CDS encoding Putative glycoside hydrolase, family 5, glycoside hydrolase superfamily produces the protein MVRLSLLALAAFAHLSYAWLPSDASRKLLDTRGFSLFDSQNTSARDDSDDIGKRWWTASGKIRGVNLGSLFVFEPWIANGEWNNIGCGGQQSEFDCVMNTGQERSDAAFQKHWDTWITEGDLDEMMGYGINTIRIPLGYWLDESLVDKNSEHFPRGALKYLIRLCGWASDRGFYIILDQHGAPGAQVARNSFTGQFAQSPGFYNDYQYGRSIKFLEFLRKLAHDHSELRNVGTIQLVNEPTNWDSSVQSLRSTFYKKAYNAIRKVEQDLGVTPNNYVHIQMMSSLWGSGNPVEFLDDTYFTAFDDHRYLKWANKNDVPWTHESYISTSCADNRNGDAAGPTIVGEWSISPPDEIESSDGWNRNTQKDFYRRWFAAQVLAYERSTAGWVFWTWKAQLNDYRWSYRDAVIAGVVPRDLNSIANSGVCG, from the exons ATGGTCCGTCTCAGTCTCTTGGCACTTGCTGCCTTCGCTCACCTCTCTTACGCGTGGCTGCCGAGCGACGCTTCCAGGAAGCTGCTGGACACCCGTGGTTTCAGTCTTTTCGACTCGCAGAACACCAGCGCCAGGGACGATTCAGATGACATTGGCAAGCGTTGGTGGACGGCCTCCGGCAAGATCAGGGGCGTGAACCTGGGCTCGCTGTTCGTTTTCGAGCCATGGATCGCCAACGGCGAATGGAACAACATCGGCTGTGGCGGACAGCAGTCCGAGTTCGACTGCGTGATGAACACTGGCCAGGAGAGATCCGATGCGGCTTTCCAAAAGCACTGGGACACGTGGATCACCGAGGGCGATCTCGACGAGATGATGGGGTATGGTATCAACACCATTCGTATTCCCCTCGGCTACTGGCTTGACGAGTCGTTGGTCGACAAGAACTCGGAGCACTTCCCAAGG GGGGCCTTGAAGTACTTGATCCGTCTGTGTGGATGGGCCAGTGATCGTGGCTTTTACATCATTCTGGA CCAGCACGGTGCCCCAGGAGCCCAAGTTGCGAGAAATTCTTTCACCGGCCAG TTTGCTCAGTCCCCGGGCTTTTACAACGACTACCAGTACGGTCGGTCTATCAAGTTTCTTGAGTTTCTGAGGAAGCTTGCCCACGACCACAGCGAGCTTCGAAACGTTGGCACTATCCAGCTTGTCAACGAGCCCACCAACTGGGACTCATCTGTGCAATCCCTCCGTAGCACGTTCTACAAGAAAGCCTATAAC GCCATCCGCAAGGTCGAGCAAGACCTCGGTGTGACGCCCAATAACTACGTCCACATCCAGATGATGTCGTCGCTCTGGGGCTCGGGTAATCCGGTTGAATTCCTTGACGACACCTACTTCACCGCCTTTGACGATCACCGCTACCTCAAGTGGGCCAACAAGAACGATGTGCCCTGGACGCACGAGAGCTACATCTCGACGTCGTGCGCCGATAACcgcaacggcgacgccgcgggACCGACCATCGTCGGCGAGTGGAGCATCAGCCCGCCCGACGAGATCGAGAGCTCGGACGGATGGAACCGCAACACGCAAAAGGACTTTTACAGAAGATGGTTCGCGGCCCAAGTGCTCGCGTACGAGAGGTCGACCGCCGGGTGGGTGTTTTGGACGTGGAAGGCGCAGCTTAATGATTATCGGTGGTCTTACAGAG ATGCCGTGATTGCGGGAGTTGTTCCGAGAGATTTGAACTCGATTGCAAACTCAGGTGTTTGTGGTTAG
- a CDS encoding Putative pleckstrin domain, PH-like domain superfamily, which translates to MDPRSHQRGNGPSTTDAQPPPLRRRLSMEEDYFYQEVMTSPFRRPSQPPPYERDAKPKRPLAGRDDVQHGMEEGLPGYSCDIELEGVWVKKMEIENTTKRAEDRNWHTAFVQLRGTALNFYNVKKDWGWGRTRDGPTISPDNPPWVRKASLDKAYSLQHADVGIAADYKKRRYVIRVRAETDQFLLSCIELSTMVKWLEALFAAIDVAAPIDDRDYPRDQSIPRIQRIRWFRGQTPAQTNNYPVPTPRPLSPELRRVTSVEVSEPFPSSSVMEAILDEPVIDESPIGEDGTAVVDTDSMYGPGPARNEQISSRLSTTSYPNEAIDPDTGKWAPEHQWTAAHDLLYAKLCYSVLLFKSPRKSNYIISKGKQWFVDWATGRMVRVLPPAYGEIDFFGPWQVIHTENRRI; encoded by the exons ATGGATCCCCGCAGCCACCAACGCGGAAATGGACCATCTACTACCGATgcccagccgccgcctctcCGGCGGCGACTATCGATGGAGGAGGATTACTTCTATCAGGAAGTCATGACTTCCCCTTTCCGACGACCTTCACAACCGCCCCCCTACGAGCGGGACGCCAAACCAAAACGACCGTTGGCCGGCAGAGACGACGTCCAGCATGGAATGGAGGAAGGTCTCCCAGGCTATTCGTGCGACATCGAGCTGGAGGGCGTATgggtgaagaagatggagattGAGAACACCACAAAAAGGGCCGAGGATCGGAACTGGCACACAGCCTTTGTGCAACTACGGGGTACCGCCTTGAACTTCTACAACGTGAAGAAGGACTGGGGATGGGGTAGGACAAGGGACGGACCGACCATCTCCCCAGACAACCCGCCCTGGGTGCGGAAAGCCTCTCTCGACAAAGCATACAGTCTCCAGCATGCAGACGTCGGAATTGCTGCCGACTACAAGAA GAGGCGATATGTCATCCGTGTCAGAGCAGAGACGGACCAGTTTCTCCTCTCATGCATCGAGCTGAGCACCATGGTGAAGTGGTTGGAAgccctcttcgccgccatcgatGTCGCCGCCCCGATCGACGACCGTGACTACCCTCGCGATCAGAGCATCCCCCGCATTCAACGCATCCGCTGGTTCCGCGGCCAGACGCCAGCGCAGACGAACAACTATCCCGTACCGACGCCACGCCCACTGAGTCCCGAGCTTCGCCGTGTGACCTCTGTCGAAGTTTCCGAACCTTTCCCTTCATCATCCGTGATGGAGGCCATCTTGGATGAACCCGTCATCGATGAGAGCCCCATTGGCGAGGACGGAACTGCTGTCGTCGACACCGATTCCATGTATGGTCCGGGGCCCGCTCGGAACGAGCAAATCAGCAGCCGATtatcgacgacgtcgtatcccaacgaggccatcgacccAGACACGGGCAAATGGGCACCCGAGCACCAATGGACAGCTGCCCATGACTTGTTGTATGCCAAGCTTTGCTACTCGGTTCTCTTGTTCAAGAGCCCACGGAAGTCCAACTACATAATCAGCAAGGGAAAGCAATGGTTCGTGGACTGGGCGACGGGCCGCATGGTCCGGGTCCTGCCGCCGGCATACGGCGAGATCGACTTCTTTGGCCCTTGGCAAGTCATCCACACGGAAAACAGGAGGATTTAA
- a CDS encoding Putative nuclear MIS12/MIND complex subunit PMF1/Nnf1 protein, with translation MSAPDQDNQDQQHLPSQPEPHQTSTQTQAQDHAVQPPPPAEPGTHTAVATSTTVETTTAVQRQQQGQEQEQPPASPPLPQKHALVTPGPRATRFTQLYDLALQRTLQKVAYDNFAACFPTIAAHAPNTLRNVQKQMVDYLEERCNKDFQSILDDRDVIRKLNEFENLVSDAERRRQESGASAEEPIPPHLLPPDDVLAAHLAPRLASQQSHLNARLQNTQASNESLFAAIQAQRAEIDALLAQLENHVADIDGANAMLVDVAPELAAEARASEAQMSSMS, from the exons ATGTCCGCCCCGGACCAAGACAACCAAGATCAGCAACACCTTCCCTCCCAGCCCGAGCCTCACCAGACATCAACACAAACACAGGCCCAAGACCACGCCGTTCAACCCCCGCCGCCAGCGGAGCCCGGAACGCACACGGCCGTCGCAACATCGACGACAGTAGAAACAACGACAGCGGTACAGCGGCAACAACAGGGGCAGGAACAAGagcagccgccggcctcccctcccctcccgcaGAAGCACGCTCTCGTGACCCCCGGTCCGCGCGCCACCCGCTTCACGCAACTCTACGATCTCGCCCTCCAGCGGACCCTCCAAAAGGTTGCCTACGACAACTTCGCCGCCTGCTTCCCGACTATCGCCGCCCATGCGCCCAATACCCTGCGCAACGTCCAGAAGCAGATGGTCGACTACCTTGAAGAGAGGTGCAAC AAGGACTTCCAGTCGATCCTCGACGATCGCGACGTCATCCGGAAATTGAACGAATTCGAGAACCTCGTCAGCGACGCAGAACGTAGGAGACAAGAAAGCGGCGCCTCGGCCGAAGAACCAATTCC ACCACATCTCCTACCCCCagacgacgtcctcgccgcccacctTGCCCCGCGCCTTGCATCTCAGCAGTCCCACCTCAACGCTCGCCTCCAAAACACCCAGGCTTCCAACGAGTCCCtgttcgccgccatccaaGCCCAGcgcgccgagatcgacgccctccttgcccagctcgagAACCACGTCGCCGACATTGACGGCGCCAACGCCATGCTGGTGGACGTTGCGCCCGAGCTGGCCGCTGAGGCGCGCGCCTCCGAGGCCCAGATGTCGAGTATGTCGTGA
- a CDS encoding Putative alpha/Beta hydrolase → MLAPGSPYQILDQENLTQAEVELVQRMYDFSVTGSSSILEQCLRLSTICFVLLSSSLAKLARYMSRKQATSFAVVRAAMTDMAVRPRIGEKFFEWTDSRCPLPLDTALALVGFHWYTNAYPRSLYLYHYITEAAASDVLFAVPISREKPFGYSVFPAENILVPKAWARQVYPNLAFYERNEKVKQACLVLPGSPQDQATFSPCCLLMFANQQSAATRVGTLQPSNNTNSFLQNID, encoded by the coding sequence ATGCTCGCGCCAGGGTCTCCGTATCAGATCCTCGACCAGGAGAACCTCACCCAGGCAGAGGTCGAGCTCGTGCAGCGGATGTACGACTTCAGCGTAACCGGCTCGTCCTCTATCTTGGAACAGTGCCTACGACTTTCGACTATATGCTTCGTCCTCTTGTCCTCGTCACTCGCGAAGCTAGCACGGTACATGTCAAGAAAACAAGCTACAAGTTTCGCGGTCGTACGGGCAGCCATGACTGACATGGCCGTGCGCCCTAGGATCGGGGAGAAGTTCTTTGAGTGGACCGACTCTCGGTGCCCCTTGCCTTTGGACACCGCCCTGGCGCTGGTCGGTTTCCACTGGTACACGAACGCCTACCCGAGGAGCCTGTACCTGTATCACTACATCACTGAGGCTGCGGCCTCGGACGTTCTCTTCGCCGTGCCGATCTCGAGGGAGAAGCCCTTCGGGTACTCGGTGTTTCCCGCCGAGAACATCCTCGTGCCAAAGGCGTGGGCTAGGCAGGTCTATCCCAACTTGGCGTTTTACGAGAGGAACGAAAAGGTAAAACAGGCCTGTCTTGTCCTTCCGGGCTCCCCACAAGACCAGGCTACATTCTCGCCATGTTGCTTGCTGATGTTTGCTAACCAGCAGAGTGCGGCAACCAGGGTAGGCACTTTGCAGCCCTCGAACAACACCAACTCTTTTTTGCAGAACATTGATTAG